One window from the genome of Cricetulus griseus strain 17A/GY chromosome 2, alternate assembly CriGri-PICRH-1.0, whole genome shotgun sequence encodes:
- the LOC100757736 gene encoding olfactory receptor 2K2: protein MQGENVTVWSFFFLEGFSRYPRLEIVLFVFSLVMYLVTILGNSTLILITVLDSHLQTPMYLFLGNLSFMDICYTSASIPTLLVNLLSSKKTIVFSGCVVQMYLSLSMGSTECILLAVMAYDRYVAICNPLRYPIIMNRQVCVQMATVSWVTGCLTALLETSFALKVPLCGNVIDHFTCEILAVLKLACMSSLLMDMVMLVVSILLLPIPMLLICISYGFILSTILRISSTEGRNKAFSTCGAHLTVVILYFGAALSMYLKPSSSNSQQIDKIISLLYGVLTPMLNPIIYSLRNKEVKDAVKKLLGKVSLAPSM, encoded by the coding sequence ATGCAAGGAGAAAATGTCACTGTTTGGAGCTTTTTTTTCCTGGAGGGATTTTCCCGTTACCCAAGGTTAGAGATTGTTCTGTTTGTCTTCAGCCTTGTAATGTATTTGGTTACCATCCTGGGTAATAGTACCCTCATTTTAATCACTGTCCTGGATTCACACCTTCAAACCCCCATGTACTTGTTTCTTGGAAACCTCTCTTTCATGGATATCTGTTACACATCTGCTTCCATTCCTACTTTGCTTGTGAACTTGCTGTCATCCAAGAAAACCATTGTCTTTTCTGGGTGTGTGGTACAGATGTATCTATCTCTTTCCATGGGATCCACAGAGTGTATACTTCTGGctgtgatggcctatgaccgttatgtggccatctgcaaccCTCTGAGGTACCCCATCATCATGAACAGGCAAGTCTGTGTGCAGATGGCCACTGTCTCCTGGGTGACAGGATGTCTGACTGCCCTGCTGGAAACTAGTTTTGCCCTGAAGGTTCCCCTCTGTGGGAATGTCATTGATCACTTCACATGTGAAATTCTTGCAGTGCTAAAATTAGCTTGCATGAGTTCACTACTCATGGACATGGTTATGCTGGTGGTCAGTATTCTCCTTCTGCCCATTCCAATgctcttgatttgcatttcttatgGCTTCATCCTTTCGACGATTCTGAGAATCAGTTcaacagaaggaagaaacaaagcttTTTCAACTTGTGGAGCACACTTGACTGTGGTGATCTTATATTTTGGGGCTGCTCTCTCCATGTACCTGAAGCCTTCTTCGTCAAACTCACAACAAATAGACAAAATCATCTCATTGCTTTATGGAGTGCTTACTCCTATGTTGAACCCAATAATTTACAGCTTaagaaacaaagaagtaaaagatGCTGTGAAAAAACTTCTGGGAAAAGTGTCATTGGCACCAAGCATGTGA